The following proteins come from a genomic window of Nitrospira sp.:
- a CDS encoding dTDP-glucose 4,6-dehydratase, producing the protein MRILVTGGAGFIGSHLVRRLLASAQHEVVNLDALCYSGNPANLDTVSRQPGYVFIHGDICDGSLVSSVLRTYRIEGIINCAAETHVDRSILDPGSFARTDVVGTGVLLEEGRHAGVKRFLQVSTDEVYGTVESGLSTEEDRVAPRSPYSASKAGADLLALSYWTTYQFPVVVTRGSNTYGPNQYPEKFIPLFVTNAIDDQLLPLYGDGRHRRDWLAAEDHCAGIEQVFFHGEPGTVYNIGGGNERENIVIAEKILSYLGKPKSLLRFVVDRPGHDRRYAVDSGKLRRLGWRPIVPFEEGLHATIQWYREHESWWRPIKSGEFRKYYEQMYGKRLQQAG; encoded by the coding sequence ATGCGTATCCTTGTCACCGGGGGCGCCGGGTTCATCGGTTCTCACCTTGTCCGACGTCTGCTGGCCTCCGCACAGCACGAAGTCGTCAACCTTGATGCCCTCTGCTATTCGGGGAATCCGGCCAACCTGGACACGGTCAGTCGACAGCCGGGGTATGTGTTCATCCACGGCGACATTTGCGATGGCTCGTTGGTGTCGTCCGTGCTTCGCACATATCGGATTGAAGGCATCATTAACTGCGCGGCGGAGACGCATGTCGATCGTTCGATTCTTGACCCGGGAAGCTTCGCCCGCACCGATGTGGTGGGCACGGGCGTGTTGCTGGAAGAAGGGCGGCATGCCGGCGTGAAACGCTTTCTTCAAGTGAGCACGGACGAGGTGTACGGCACGGTCGAATCCGGTCTGTCGACGGAAGAAGATCGGGTGGCGCCGCGCAGTCCCTACTCGGCCAGTAAAGCAGGAGCAGATCTCCTCGCGTTGAGCTACTGGACGACCTATCAATTCCCGGTGGTGGTGACAAGGGGCAGCAATACCTATGGCCCCAATCAGTATCCGGAGAAATTCATTCCTCTCTTCGTGACGAATGCCATTGATGATCAGTTGTTGCCGTTATACGGTGACGGCAGACACCGTCGCGATTGGCTTGCCGCCGAAGATCATTGTGCCGGGATCGAACAGGTTTTTTTTCATGGAGAGCCCGGGACCGTGTACAACATCGGCGGAGGAAACGAGCGTGAAAATATTGTGATCGCCGAGAAGATCCTCTCGTACTTAGGTAAGCCGAAGAGCTTGCTTCGCTTCGTGGTAGACCGGCCTGGGCATGACCGCCGGTATGCGGTCGATAGTGGGAAGCTCCGTCGGCTCGGATGGCGCCCTATCGTGCCGTTCGAAGAAGGGCTGCATGCGACGATTCAATGGTATCGGGAACATGAGTCCTGGTGGCGTCCCATCAAGTCCGGAGAGTTCCGGAAGTACTATGAGCAGATGTACGGCAAACGGTTACAACAAGCAGGTTAA
- a CDS encoding dTDP-4-dehydrorhamnose reductase has product MRILITGAGGQLGSALCEVFGYEAVIPKDLPDFDLTNPNVEEEIIGSAPDLIIHAGAYTDVDGAEREPDLALAVNAEGTERIARAAVRLGARLMYISTDYVFDGTQRVPYREDDSPRPINRYGFSKWKGEQAILASGAKALIIRTAWLYGSVGKNFVKSIMRAAQSEPILKVVNDQSGCPTYAEDLAASIASLVGKDVEGVIHITNRGQCTWYEFAQAIVREMGFSCSVVPIMTEQAGRLAKRPPYSVLNQDRLVSLGLELPEWNEALARFAKVARLSLTLVS; this is encoded by the coding sequence ATGCGTATCCTTATCACTGGAGCCGGTGGACAACTGGGCAGCGCGCTTTGCGAGGTGTTTGGGTATGAAGCTGTTATACCCAAGGATTTACCGGACTTTGACCTCACGAATCCGAATGTTGAAGAAGAGATCATCGGCTCCGCTCCCGATCTGATCATCCATGCGGGGGCCTACACCGATGTAGACGGGGCGGAACGAGAACCGGACCTCGCGTTGGCGGTGAATGCCGAAGGAACGGAGCGGATCGCACGTGCCGCCGTTCGACTCGGGGCCCGCCTCATGTATATTTCTACCGACTATGTCTTTGATGGAACGCAGCGTGTGCCGTATAGGGAAGACGATAGCCCACGCCCGATTAACCGATATGGGTTTTCAAAATGGAAGGGTGAGCAGGCTATTCTGGCGTCAGGCGCCAAGGCACTCATCATCCGGACCGCATGGCTCTATGGATCGGTCGGTAAGAATTTTGTGAAGTCGATCATGCGGGCTGCACAGAGCGAGCCGATTCTGAAGGTCGTGAATGATCAATCCGGTTGCCCTACGTATGCCGAGGACTTGGCCGCTTCCATTGCTTCGCTGGTCGGAAAGGATGTGGAAGGGGTGATTCATATCACCAATCGCGGGCAGTGCACATGGTATGAGTTTGCGCAGGCCATCGTTCGTGAAATGGGCTTCAGTTGTTCCGTCGTGCCCATCATGACGGAGCAGGCAGGACGTCTTGCCAAGCGACCGCCCTATTCGGTGTTGAATCAGGACCGCTTGGTGTCGTTGGGCCTCGAGTTACCTGAATGGAACGAGGCGCTCGCCCGATTTGCTAAGGTCGCCCGCTTGTCTCTTACGCTTGTCTCTTAG
- a CDS encoding 3-deoxy-D-manno-octulosonate 8-phosphate phosphatase, whose translation MKSKTQQKPAKSLLREIRLFATDVDGVLTDGGMYYAESGDEWKKFNTRDGMGIKLLQKAGLITAIVTQERTRLVARRAEKLAIPELHQGVMDKLSVIRDMAIRHGISLRQIAYIGDDVNDIEALKAVGLSAAPADGLPQVVGIVDYVCRQQGGEGAVREIAEMILDAQENRSR comes from the coding sequence GTGAAATCGAAAACTCAGCAAAAACCTGCGAAAAGCCTCTTGCGGGAAATCCGATTGTTCGCTACGGATGTGGACGGAGTTCTCACTGATGGCGGCATGTATTATGCCGAGTCGGGTGATGAGTGGAAGAAGTTCAACACCCGAGACGGCATGGGAATCAAATTGCTGCAGAAGGCCGGCCTTATCACGGCAATTGTGACGCAGGAACGAACCAGATTGGTAGCCCGCCGGGCGGAAAAGCTCGCCATCCCTGAACTTCATCAAGGAGTGATGGACAAGTTGTCGGTGATCCGAGACATGGCCATACGGCATGGCATCTCGCTCAGACAGATCGCGTATATCGGCGATGATGTCAATGATATCGAAGCCTTGAAAGCGGTCGGACTGTCGGCGGCTCCCGCAGACGGGCTTCCGCAAGTGGTAGGGATCGTCGATTATGTCTGTCGACAGCAGGGTGGAGAGGGGGCGGTGCGTGAAATTGCCGAGATGATTTTGGACGCTCAGGAAAACCGCTCACGTTAA
- a CDS encoding Mannose-1-phosphate guanylyltransferase / Mannose-6-phosphate isomerase, with amino-acid sequence MAIHGSRFTKNDHLYPVIMAGGSGTRFWPLSRHLFPKQLLRISGEYTLIQQTMRRVIGCAPAANVLISTNAAQADLIRSQLVDWKEDLANGFLLEPEGRNTAPAIALAALEVLTRDPDGLMLVVPADHVVTGQRDFEAAVRLASQLAAEGYLVTFGIKPIRPETGYGYIKPKGHALLGKQGKLRGYLVQQFVEKPNAAKAARYVKAGGYFWNSGMFIWRAATILEEIGLHQPAIMAAMERIRKLRTDGAPKQSIDDVYRRIVSVSIDTGVMERSSKAAVVPVTFQWSDVGSWGSLDEVAEKDQAGNVVAGRVIDLESTQSIVYADRRVVATIGLQNMVVVDTPDATLVCPKSRAQDVKKVVDILKQQRAPEHLEHLTVQRPWGSYTVLEEGPGFKVKRVTVNPGGRLSLQMHHQRSEHWVVISGTARVTRDQDVFDLHVGESTAIPVNTQHRLENPGQETVHIIEVQNGPYLGEDDIVRFKDDYGRDVNREALNVKRET; translated from the coding sequence ATGGCGATTCACGGTTCACGATTCACGAAGAACGATCATCTCTATCCCGTGATTATGGCGGGAGGGAGCGGGACTAGATTTTGGCCCCTGAGCCGCCATCTGTTCCCAAAGCAGCTCTTGCGGATCAGCGGTGAGTATACACTCATTCAGCAAACCATGCGACGCGTCATAGGTTGTGCGCCGGCCGCCAACGTATTGATCTCGACAAACGCGGCGCAAGCCGATCTCATCCGTTCGCAATTGGTGGACTGGAAAGAGGACCTCGCGAACGGATTCCTTCTTGAACCGGAAGGGCGTAACACGGCGCCCGCCATTGCATTGGCGGCTCTCGAGGTGCTGACACGTGATCCTGACGGACTCATGTTGGTGGTGCCTGCCGACCATGTGGTGACGGGACAACGCGACTTTGAGGCTGCGGTCCGATTAGCTTCACAATTGGCTGCGGAAGGTTACTTGGTCACGTTTGGAATCAAGCCGATCAGACCGGAAACCGGTTACGGCTACATCAAACCGAAAGGTCACGCGCTGCTTGGTAAGCAGGGCAAGTTGCGAGGGTATCTCGTTCAACAATTCGTGGAGAAGCCCAATGCCGCCAAGGCGGCCCGGTACGTGAAAGCAGGCGGCTATTTTTGGAACAGCGGCATGTTTATCTGGCGTGCCGCGACGATCTTGGAGGAAATCGGCCTTCACCAGCCGGCGATCATGGCCGCAATGGAACGGATCAGAAAGCTGAGAACGGATGGTGCTCCAAAGCAGTCGATCGACGATGTCTATCGCCGAATCGTGTCGGTTTCTATCGATACCGGTGTGATGGAACGGTCGTCGAAGGCGGCCGTGGTGCCGGTGACGTTTCAATGGTCTGATGTCGGAAGTTGGGGCAGCTTGGACGAAGTGGCTGAGAAGGATCAGGCCGGCAATGTGGTCGCCGGACGGGTGATCGATCTTGAGAGCACACAGTCGATTGTCTATGCGGATCGGCGTGTCGTCGCGACGATCGGGCTGCAAAATATGGTCGTAGTGGACACTCCGGATGCCACGCTGGTCTGTCCGAAATCTCGGGCGCAGGATGTGAAAAAGGTCGTCGACATTCTGAAACAACAGCGGGCGCCGGAACATTTGGAACATTTGACGGTACAACGGCCTTGGGGGTCGTACACCGTGTTGGAAGAGGGACCGGGATTCAAAGTGAAACGTGTTACGGTGAACCCCGGAGGTCGCCTTTCCCTCCAGATGCATCATCAGCGCAGCGAACATTGGGTGGTGATCAGCGGTACCGCACGTGTCACAAGAGATCAAGACGTCTTCGATTTGCACGTCGGCGAAAGTACGGCCATCCCGGTGAACACCCAGCATCGATTGGAAAATCCTGGGCAGGAAACGGTGCATATCATCGAAGTACAGAACGGACCCTATCTTGGTGAGGATGATATTGTGCGGTTCAAGGACGACTATGGAAGGGACGTTAATCGTGAAGCGTTAAACGTGAAACGGGAGACGTGA